The Pectobacterium wasabiae CFBP 3304 DNA segment TGGACGAAAAATTGTGCCACGGACGACGGCACAGAGAGCCTGCAATCTGCCTGTCAGGACGTTTTCCGTTTCGATAACACGGCGGGTTAATCATGACTGGCTCCGCCTTCTCCACCGAGCATACACTCAGCGAGTTACAGACGTTGTGCCGACGTTATCAGGCATTATTACTCAGCATTGATGAACAAACGCTGTCGGTCGCCGTCACGGTGTCCCCTTCTTCAGAGATGATCGCCGCACTGCGTTTCGCCAGCAACCGCCGAATTATGGTGGAACAGTGGCCACAGGCCAGAATGGAACAACAGCTTAACCCAGTGAACGCCGTTGCTGAGCCAGCAGAAACCTATCATGCCGGTACTTATCACACCAATACCGGGCAGCAGGAGCATGACGACGATTCCCCCGTAGCGCAGTTTATCCATCAAACGCTGCGCCTCGCCGTTCAGCGCCGAGCCTCTGATATTCACTTTGAGCCACAGCCAGACAGCTATCGTGTGCGGCTACGCATTGACGGTGTATTGCAGGCCATATCCGCGCCACCGCCAGAGTTGACAGGCCGTATTACCGCACGGCTGAAAATCATGGGCAAATTGAATATCGCCGAACGGCGGTTACCGCAGGATGGTCAATTCAGCCTAATGCTGGATCAACAGCCCTATTCGTTACGCATCGCCACCCTCCCGTGCAGCAGGGAGAAAAAGTCGTCCTGCGTATTTTACAAACACATCAGCAGGAGTTGGTGCTGGATAAACTCGGGCTTACTGCAAAAGCATTGCAACAGCTTATCGGTGTGCTGAGTACCTCACAGGGTATGCTACTAGTCACCGGTCCAACGGGGAGTGGCAAAACCGTGACGCTTTACAGCGCGATACGCTGGCTGAACGATAGCAGTCGCAATATCTGTAGCGTGGAAGATCCGGTCGAAATCCCCTTGCAGGGAATCAACCAAACGGCGATCAATCCTAAAGCGGAACTGGGCTTTGGCAGAATTTTACGTGCGCTGCTGCGACAAGACCCAGACGTCATTATGATTGGTGAAATCCGCGATGCTGAAACCGCAGAAATTGCGGTAAAAGCCGCACAAACCGGCCATCTGGTCATGTCCACGTTGCATACCAACTCTGCCGTAGAAACGCTGACTCGTCTCAACCATCTGGGCATTCCCGGTTATCTGTTAGCGGCGGCGCTAAAACTCATCGTCGCACAGCGACTTGTACGTCGATTATGCCCGCACTGTAAAACGCCAGGAGAGCCGCTACTCTCACTGCCAAACGACATGTGGCAAGGACCACTGCACCATTGGAAAGCCAATGGTTGCAGTCACTGTTTCTCTGGTTACTATGGCCGTGTCGCGCTCTATGAATTACTGCCCATCACGCCGGATTTTCAAACCGCGCTAGCAGGCAACGCCAGCGTAGGGGAATTATCTGTACTGTCACGCAACTCAGGTTTCCCAACGCTGCTGGCCTCGGGGTTGGAGCTGGTCAACGACGGCCTGACTTCACTTGCTGAAGTCTATCGTGTTGTAGGCGATGAACGGTCGATGAATCAGGAGGCGCAATGAAGTTAGAGCGCTTATATCACTGGCAGGCAATCACATCCGAGGGTGAATTTGCTGACGGCGCGCTTATTAGCACGCACCGCCAGCACGCTTATGCCAGCCTGATTGCCCAAGGCTACCAGCCGCTCATCGTAAAGGCTGGTCATTATCTATCACCCCGCTACTGGAAACGCGAACAGCTAGGTGAGTTAATCAAACAGCTTGCTGCACTACTACAAGCTGGATTGCCACTGCTGGAAGCATTAAAACTGATATCAGAGCAACATGAGCGCCCTGGCTGGCGCTGCATATTACGGGACGTCCGAACTCATGTTGCTCAGGGAAACTCGCTGTCTGAGGCATTGCACGACTATCCTCATATCTTTCCAGTCCTGTATCGATCCCTCATTGCCGTCGGCGAGTTGACTGGGAAGCTAGACGTATGCTGCCTACAGCTAGCACAACAGCAAGAGAAGCAATCCAGACTGCAACAAAAAGTTATCAAGGCGCTACGCTATCCTTGTTTTGTTTTGCTCATTGCAATGCTGGTCAGCATGATGATGTTGCTGCTGGTTCTACCCGAATTCGCAACACTCTACTCCTCGTTCAATACGCCGTTGCCGTGGTTTACTCGGCAGTTACTTCATCTAGCCGACCTCCTTGCTGGCTACGGGTTCCTTGGGCTATTGCTTATTAGCTGCCTAATATTGGGGTATGCCCGACTGAGACAGCAAAGACCATTATGGAAAACCAGAGAACAAGAATGGCTGCTGAGGCTCCCTGTGGTATCCAGTTTGCTACGTGGTAAATCACTGAACCAGATATTCAATATTCTGGCCATGACTCAGCATGCCGGTTTAACGCTTCCTGAGGGGCTGGATGCGGCAGCAACGATCCGTCACCCGCTTTATCAGGCAGCCATTCAACAGATACAGACGCAGTTGCATCAGGGTACGTCGCTATATCATGCCACACAACATCACATCGCATTGTTCCCTGCACCCTGTCCGCAGTTGATTCGGGTTGGGGAAGAAACCGGAGCGCTGGATACAATCTTTACACAGTTAGCAGAATGGCATGAGAGGCGGGTGCAACAACAGGCCGATATGCTGACACAAACGCTGGAGCCGTTATTGATGATGGTCGTCGGAGGAATGGTCGGGGCGCTAGTGATTGGCATGTACTTGCCTATCTTCCAACTGGGGAATGTATTGGCTGGTGCCTGAACCAGCCAATACATGCAAGACAACGTCGACAAATCAAACTACGCAATCGCTGTTAACAACGGAAAGACAGAATGTGAAGACGTATAACTATCCGTTGAAAATACGATTTTCCTGCTCGGCCACGCGGATAAACGTTGTGCGCTTCGTCAGCTCCTTCAAGCGGGATGCGCCAACATAGGTACAGGCCGATCGCAAGCCGCCAAGGATATCGCGGACAGTATTATCTACCGGACCGCGCAGTGGCAATTTCACGGTTTTTCCTTCTGCGGCACGGTACTCCGCCACACCGCCGACGTGACGTTCCATCGCAGATGTGGAACTCATGCCGTAGAACAACATCATTTTCTCACCGTTTTCTTCAACGATGGTGCCTTCACATTCATCATGCCCTGCCAGCATGCCGCCCAACATAACGAAATCTGCACCGCCGCCGAATGCTTTTGCTACATCACCCGGCATAGCACAACCGCCATCACTTACGATTTGCCCACCAAGGCCATGTGCCGCATCGGCACATTCAATCACGGCGGAAAGCTGGGGGTAGCCTACACCCGTTTTAACGCGTGTAGTGCAAACAGAACCGGGGCCAATGCCGACTTTCACGATATCTGCCCCAGAGAGAATGAGTTCTTCCACCATTTCGCCCGTCACGACGTTTCCCGCGCAGATAACCTTATCTGGGCAGGCCTCACGTGCTTTTTGCAGGAATGTCACAAAGTGTTCAGAATAGCCATTTGCTACATCGATGCAGATAAATTTCAGCTCCGACGACAGTGCCAGAATTTGCTTTAACTTGATGAAGTCAGCGTCAGATGTCCCGGTCGAAACCATAACATGACGTAATACCGATGCCGGTGCGCGTTGCACAAACTGAGACCAGTGTTCGACAGAGTAGTGTTTATGGACAGCCGTCAGAACATCAAAAGAGGCTAGGACTTCCGCCATACTAAACGTACCTACGGAATCCATATTGGCTGCGATAATCGGTACACCGGACCAGTTGCCTCCGGCGTGGAGAAAAGTGAATTGACGTTCTAATTCAACTTCGGAGCGGCTTTTCAGCGTCGAACGCTTTGGCCGGATGAGAACGTCTTTAAAGCCTAACTTTAAATCTTCTTCAATACGCATGAGGTTCGAGTTCCTGGTTAGTGACGGCAATATATTCAGTATCACTACTGAGCATAATCGTGTTTGAAAAAATAATGCCCTTTACCAGTGACGTTATCATACGCAGGAATAATCCTGCGGCAAGACTGCGATTTTCACTTTATTTGGGATAAAATCAGAAAAATTTACCTATCGCCCAGCAGAGTGATAGTGTGAAGCAAACAGCGGTTTATGCCTGATCGGATTCGGGGGATGGGAATGTACTCCTCACCCTTGAAGATAATCGAAATGTTAACTTTTCAGCACGAGTGCAATGACATACATCGTAGCCTTAACGGGCGGTATCGGCAGCGGGAAAAGCACCGTCGCCGATGAATTTGCCAAATTAGGGGCCACTATCGTTGACGCGGATATCATCGCGCGTCAGGTAGTCGAACCTGGGAAACCCGCACTGGATGCCATCAGGCTCCGGTTTGGCGATGCTGTGCTCAATACCGATGGTTCATTAAACCGCGCCGCACTACGTCACCGAATCTTTTCCTCATCAGAGGAGAAACAGTGGCTGAATAATTTGCTCCATCCGTTGATCCATCAGGAAACACAGGCCCAGTTTCGTGCCATGTCCACACCGTATATTCTGTGGGTCGTCCCGTTACTGGTGGAGAATGGGTTGCAACAGCGAGCACAGCGTATTCTGGTCGTTGATGTAGACAGAGACACACAGCTTGAACGCACACTGGCCCGCGATAG contains these protein-coding regions:
- the hofC gene encoding protein transport protein HofC, which codes for MKLERLYHWQAITSEGEFADGALISTHRQHAYASLIAQGYQPLIVKAGHYLSPRYWKREQLGELIKQLAALLQAGLPLLEALKLISEQHERPGWRCILRDVRTHVAQGNSLSEALHDYPHIFPVLYRSLIAVGELTGKLDVCCLQLAQQQEKQSRLQQKVIKALRYPCFVLLIAMLVSMMMLLLVLPEFATLYSSFNTPLPWFTRQLLHLADLLAGYGFLGLLLISCLILGYARLRQQRPLWKTREQEWLLRLPVVSSLLRGKSLNQIFNILAMTQHAGLTLPEGLDAAATIRHPLYQAAIQQIQTQLHQGTSLYHATQHHIALFPAPCPQLIRVGEETGALDTIFTQLAEWHERRVQQQADMLTQTLEPLLMMVVGGMVGALVIGMYLPIFQLGNVLAGA
- a CDS encoding GMP reductase; this translates as MRIEEDLKLGFKDVLIRPKRSTLKSRSEVELERQFTFLHAGGNWSGVPIIAANMDSVGTFSMAEVLASFDVLTAVHKHYSVEHWSQFVQRAPASVLRHVMVSTGTSDADFIKLKQILALSSELKFICIDVANGYSEHFVTFLQKAREACPDKVICAGNVVTGEMVEELILSGADIVKVGIGPGSVCTTRVKTGVGYPQLSAVIECADAAHGLGGQIVSDGGCAMPGDVAKAFGGGADFVMLGGMLAGHDECEGTIVEENGEKMMLFYGMSSTSAMERHVGGVAEYRAAEGKTVKLPLRGPVDNTVRDILGGLRSACTYVGASRLKELTKRTTFIRVAEQENRIFNG
- the coaE gene encoding dephospho-CoA kinase (Dephospho-CoA kinase (CoaE) performs the final step in coenzyme A biosynthesis.); the encoded protein is MTYIVALTGGIGSGKSTVADEFAKLGATIVDADIIARQVVEPGKPALDAIRLRFGDAVLNTDGSLNRAALRHRIFSSSEEKQWLNNLLHPLIHQETQAQFRAMSTPYILWVVPLLVENGLQQRAQRILVVDVDRDTQLERTLARDSISRQQAENILAAQVTREQRLAYADDIIDNSRCPNELAPQVAALHRHYLDLAAYATDRMTKNE